From Eleftheria terrae, the proteins below share one genomic window:
- the rapZ gene encoding RNase adapter RapZ produces the protein MSSPIEAGAAPEAGAPHSNGSSLREVVLITGISGSGKSVALHALEDAGYFCVDNLPPELIESFVALEHSRSTARLAIAADVRSARSLPHLLPAMNKLREAGVTVRSVFLDASTDTLVRRFSETRRRHPLSDQHSLGDAHRALIEAIELERELLSDLRQSASVVDTSELRTAQLRSWIKNLVQAPAAKLTLVFESFAFKHGVPLDADYMFDVRVLPNPYYVRELRPQTGRDADVIDYLENQPEVPEMVAQIEAFIRRWLPAFEQDQRNYLTVAIGCTGGQHRSVYCVEQLAQRFRARGATLVRHRELDAREAAA, from the coding sequence ATGAGCAGTCCTATCGAAGCCGGTGCCGCCCCCGAGGCCGGCGCCCCCCATTCCAACGGATCCTCGCTGCGCGAAGTCGTGCTCATTACCGGCATCTCCGGTTCGGGCAAGTCGGTCGCGCTGCATGCGCTGGAGGATGCCGGCTACTTCTGTGTCGACAACCTGCCGCCCGAACTGATCGAGAGCTTCGTGGCCCTGGAGCACTCGCGCAGCACGGCACGGCTGGCCATTGCAGCCGACGTGCGCAGCGCCCGCTCGCTGCCCCACCTGCTGCCGGCCATGAACAAGCTGCGCGAGGCCGGCGTGACGGTGCGCTCGGTGTTTCTCGATGCGTCCACCGACACGCTCGTGCGGCGCTTCTCCGAGACCCGGCGGCGTCATCCGCTGTCGGACCAGCACAGCCTGGGCGATGCGCATCGCGCCTTGATCGAGGCCATCGAGCTGGAGCGAGAACTGCTGTCCGACCTGCGTCAATCGGCCAGCGTGGTCGATACCAGCGAGCTGCGCACCGCGCAGCTGCGCAGCTGGATCAAGAACCTGGTGCAGGCACCGGCGGCCAAGCTGACGCTGGTGTTCGAATCCTTTGCGTTCAAGCACGGCGTGCCGCTGGACGCCGACTACATGTTCGACGTGCGCGTGCTGCCCAACCCCTACTACGTGCGGGAGCTGCGCCCGCAGACCGGCCGCGACGCCGACGTGATCGACTACCTCGAGAACCAGCCGGAAGTGCCGGAAATGGTGGCCCAGATCGAGGCCTTCATCCGCCGCTGGCTGCCCGCCTTCGAGCAGGACCAGCGCAACTACCTCACCGTGGCCATCGGCTGCACCGGCGGGCAGCATCGGTCGGTGTACTGCGTCGAGCAGCTCGCGCAGCGCTTCCGTGCCCGGGGTGCCACCCTGGTCCGGCACCGGGAGCTCGATGCGCGGGAGGCCGCGGCATGA
- a CDS encoding LON peptidase substrate-binding domain-containing protein, with amino-acid sequence MSPATVDLQGLPLFPLQSVLFPDGLLGLKVFEARYLDLMGTCLRENRSFGVVALRRGQEVKLPADAIEFEPVGCLAELIDVDSTQPGILHVRCRGGRRFRALDSWQGEDGLWTAEVELIDHDAAALPTRELLSTATALAQLIQTMKQKEQGALPFLEPYRFDDAGWIANRWCEILPIPLAARQKLMELDDPLVRLQLVHQFLRQKRILDS; translated from the coding sequence ATGAGCCCCGCCACCGTCGACCTGCAGGGCCTGCCCCTGTTCCCGCTGCAATCGGTGCTGTTTCCTGATGGCCTGCTGGGACTCAAGGTGTTCGAGGCCCGCTACCTCGACCTGATGGGCACCTGCCTGCGCGAAAACCGCTCCTTCGGCGTGGTGGCCCTGCGGCGCGGGCAGGAAGTGAAGCTGCCGGCCGATGCGATCGAGTTCGAGCCGGTCGGCTGCCTGGCCGAGTTGATCGATGTGGACAGCACCCAGCCCGGCATCCTGCATGTGCGCTGCCGCGGCGGGCGACGCTTCCGGGCGCTCGACAGCTGGCAGGGCGAGGACGGCCTCTGGACGGCCGAGGTGGAGCTGATCGACCACGACGCCGCTGCGCTGCCCACCCGCGAGTTGCTGAGCACCGCGACCGCGCTGGCCCAGCTGATCCAGACGATGAAGCAGAAGGAGCAGGGCGCGCTGCCTTTCCTCGAGCCCTACCGGTTCGACGACGCCGGCTGGATCGCCAACCGCTGGTGCGAGATCCTGCCCATCCCGCTGGCCGCACGCCAGAAGCTGATGGAGCTGGACGACCCGCTGGTGCGACTGCAGCTGGTCCACCAGTTCCTGCGGCAAAAGCGCATCCTCGACAGCTGA